In Parasphingorhabdus halotolerans, a single window of DNA contains:
- a CDS encoding DUF389 domain-containing protein produces the protein MSDNPANAANPKKTDPKKHSGPLSPVTGSIRLFRRWWRVAVRSGVDQQAVIDKIKEDSGFSPHYAFMNCMSAGIAILGLLLSSPAVVIGAMLLSPLMGPIMGAGFALAIGDSAWLKESTKAILIGTVIGILFAALVVTLSPLQTVTTEIAARTRPNLFDLAVALFSALAGAYAMIRGRMGTIVGVAIATALMPPLAVVGFGLATFNMSVFGGALLLFFTNLMTIALTAAGMARLYGFRSTLSERQSQIQIAFMVVMFVALAVPLGFSLQQIAWEANVSRSANGYIKDQFGAQARVSQLDIDFNAQPIKITASVFTPKIIARAEEQSARVLSRTFDRPIAVAIEQYRVETGSDAASAELASIRAQEQAREAEVRVVQLRDNLALIAGVSADEVTIDAAKRRAVVKAKPLPGATMQTYATLEARVSAQAKGWSIQIEPPAIALPDLVIIDGALDGKSNQALALISWAAERTGLPLGINGTPENLAIAESALAEKNIPTTRKTDIAIPSRGVRLKWLTPDETSAP, from the coding sequence ATGAGTGATAATCCAGCCAACGCAGCTAATCCAAAAAAAACGGACCCAAAGAAGCATTCCGGCCCGCTTTCGCCTGTGACCGGTAGCATCCGGCTGTTTCGCCGCTGGTGGCGGGTGGCCGTGCGATCCGGTGTGGATCAGCAGGCGGTGATCGACAAGATCAAGGAAGATTCGGGCTTTAGCCCGCATTATGCGTTTATGAACTGTATGTCGGCCGGTATCGCGATCTTGGGCCTGCTGCTGTCGTCTCCAGCTGTGGTCATCGGTGCCATGCTGCTTTCACCACTAATGGGACCTATCATGGGCGCTGGTTTTGCCTTGGCGATCGGAGATTCGGCCTGGCTGAAGGAAAGTACCAAGGCAATTTTGATCGGGACTGTGATCGGGATTCTATTTGCGGCACTCGTCGTCACGCTTTCCCCGCTCCAGACCGTCACCACCGAAATAGCGGCTCGGACACGTCCGAATCTGTTTGATCTGGCTGTTGCGCTGTTCTCGGCTTTGGCTGGTGCTTATGCGATGATCAGGGGGCGAATGGGAACTATTGTCGGCGTCGCCATCGCGACTGCCTTGATGCCGCCTCTGGCTGTGGTTGGCTTTGGTCTGGCGACGTTCAACATGTCGGTATTTGGCGGGGCGCTGCTTTTGTTCTTCACCAACCTTATGACCATTGCGTTGACCGCAGCGGGAATGGCGCGGCTATATGGTTTTCGGTCGACATTGTCCGAACGTCAGTCGCAAATACAGATCGCATTCATGGTGGTCATGTTTGTGGCTCTGGCGGTGCCGCTCGGGTTTTCACTCCAGCAGATTGCCTGGGAAGCCAATGTTTCGCGCTCCGCAAACGGCTACATTAAGGACCAATTTGGTGCGCAGGCTCGGGTGTCACAACTGGACATTGATTTTAATGCGCAACCGATCAAGATTACGGCGTCGGTCTTTACTCCCAAGATTATCGCGAGGGCAGAAGAGCAAAGCGCACGGGTGTTGAGCCGAACTTTTGATCGTCCGATTGCAGTCGCGATTGAACAATATCGGGTCGAGACGGGCAGCGATGCCGCAAGCGCGGAGCTGGCGTCGATTCGAGCGCAGGAGCAAGCGCGCGAAGCGGAAGTACGCGTGGTTCAATTGCGCGATAATCTCGCTCTAATAGCCGGTGTTTCGGCCGACGAGGTGACTATCGATGCTGCCAAGCGCCGGGCGGTTGTAAAAGCCAAGCCGCTACCCGGAGCGACTATGCAAACTTACGCAACACTGGAAGCGCGGGTGAGTGCGCAGGCAAAAGGCTGGTCAATCCAGATTGAACCCCCGGCCATTGCTTTGCCAGATCTTGTTATTATAGATGGGGCGCTGGATGGTAAATCGAACCAAGCCCTGGCTCTGATAAGCTGGGCAGCGGAGCGTACCGGGTTACCGTTGGGAATAAACGGTACGCCGGAAAATCTTGCAATTGCCGAGTCAGCGCTGGCAGAGAAAAACATTCCGACGACGCGAAAAACGGATATTGCCATTCCTTCTCGGGGCGTACGGCTAAAATGGCTCACGCCGGATGAGACATCTGCGCCATAA
- a CDS encoding DUF4139 domain-containing protein, which yields MRFLAFTGILLASIASPAISQSSGQGEISVTIYNNNLALVQDIRRLNIPSGRSVQTFPGVSGQIRAETVGFNADDTGIIEQNFDYDLLSPQKLMEKAVGETVTIVRINPATGKETSERAKVLAANGGVVLQIGSRIEVLRDDRLPTRVIFDKVPNNLRARPTLSVTLNSSRSGTRPAQLSYLTGGMGWKADYVALFDEAKGRMDVQGWVTLTNSTGTTFDNAKTLLVAGTPSVNGQSNYDPRNNIRRAGTESADREALGDFYLYPLATRTTIANAQTKQVSFLDVMGAPAQKTYEFANRWLGSQTEPQSADTVLEFSSSKEGGLGDALPAGTVRVYMKDASGQPQFIGENNIGHTPMGSELGLKTGEAFDVKIKPTVTERRRLSPSKWRTSMTYELSNARPGAVTVSLIQNGLDFYWADTRIVSESMASTRRSSDTIVWKVPVPANGQATVTAVFETRF from the coding sequence ATGCGGTTTCTTGCTTTCACCGGAATATTGCTTGCGAGCATAGCGTCTCCGGCAATTAGTCAATCATCGGGGCAAGGTGAAATATCCGTCACGATCTACAATAATAATCTGGCATTAGTTCAGGATATCCGCCGCTTGAATATTCCTTCGGGCCGGTCGGTTCAGACTTTTCCGGGCGTATCGGGACAAATTCGCGCCGAAACGGTGGGTTTCAATGCGGACGATACCGGGATTATCGAGCAGAATTTCGACTATGATCTGCTTTCCCCGCAGAAATTGATGGAAAAAGCGGTAGGCGAGACAGTCACCATTGTGCGGATCAATCCGGCGACGGGCAAGGAGACCAGCGAGCGGGCGAAAGTGCTGGCGGCCAATGGCGGTGTTGTCTTGCAAATTGGTAGTCGCATTGAGGTTTTGCGCGATGACCGGCTGCCGACACGGGTGATTTTTGACAAAGTCCCCAATAATCTGCGCGCTCGCCCGACACTGTCTGTGACATTGAATAGTTCGCGCAGCGGTACTCGCCCTGCCCAACTGAGTTACCTAACCGGAGGTATGGGCTGGAAAGCCGACTATGTAGCCTTGTTTGATGAAGCGAAGGGCCGGATGGATGTGCAAGGCTGGGTGACTTTGACCAACAGCACCGGCACGACATTCGATAACGCGAAAACCCTTCTGGTCGCCGGTACGCCAAGCGTTAACGGCCAGAGCAACTATGATCCGCGCAACAATATCCGCCGCGCCGGAACAGAATCGGCTGACCGGGAAGCGTTGGGAGACTTTTATCTCTATCCGCTCGCCACCCGCACGACGATTGCCAATGCGCAAACCAAACAGGTGAGCTTCCTTGATGTCATGGGTGCGCCCGCACAGAAGACCTATGAATTTGCCAATCGCTGGCTCGGTTCACAAACCGAACCGCAAAGTGCAGATACTGTTCTAGAGTTCAGTTCGTCAAAAGAGGGCGGACTGGGTGATGCGCTGCCCGCTGGCACAGTGCGGGTTTACATGAAGGATGCTTCCGGCCAGCCACAATTTATCGGTGAGAATAATATCGGGCATACGCCGATGGGGTCCGAGCTTGGCCTGAAAACCGGTGAAGCTTTTGATGTGAAAATCAAGCCGACGGTAACCGAGCGCCGCCGTCTTTCGCCCTCCAAGTGGCGGACCAGCATGACCTATGAACTGAGCAACGCCCGACCCGGTGCCGTAACCGTCTCGCTAATCCAAAACGGCCTGGATTTCTATTGGGCTGACACACGGATTGTCTCGGAGAGCATGGCGAGCACCCGGCGCTCATCAGATACCATCGTCTGGAAGGTTCCTGTTCCTGCCAATGGCCAGGCGACCGTGACGGCTGTGTTCGAGACCCGGTTCTAG
- a CDS encoding DUF4139 domain-containing protein: protein MMYRALIAFLLFALSAPAAAQADFSRQVVTSEGPASVSVTIYRNPNRRAANDMNLRYLAGYALVTEQRTVDLPAGEIDLRFEGVAGGIIPQSAIVTGLPENVLEKNRDAALLSPSALLNGYLGQGVTIRRTSGATGEVQEFDAVIRTDASGGMVMQTADGFEALQCTGLNEAIIYPAIPEGLSAKPTLSVRSRVTTPTRATVTLSYLATGFDWQANYVADISDDGQRINLFSWLTLANGDETSFADAQTQTVAGQPNKGRDTIARASGGAVNLACWPEGTTSDIITRYEQERNRFGGPPPPPPPPVMAPMMEAAADSIMVTARKVMAQQGDLGDLKLYRIPVPVTVAAQSQKQVAFLEKEAIPFVQIYESEIWATDYQASQPLAITLRFQNRKRDQLGVPLPAGKLVAFRTVDGARMLLGEGSLDDKAIDEEVEVTIGQSPLVRLQVDQLGQEEGKNNVRRDMKLTLSNASETAARVEIKLGRSDEERIRKPNQKLGRKDGRDIWIVTLPPSSEQVLTYSVQGQ, encoded by the coding sequence ATGATGTATAGAGCGCTCATTGCGTTCTTACTCTTTGCGTTGTCGGCACCAGCCGCTGCGCAAGCCGATTTTTCGCGTCAGGTGGTAACATCCGAGGGACCTGCCTCTGTTTCTGTAACAATCTACCGCAACCCCAACCGGCGCGCTGCGAATGATATGAACCTCCGTTATTTAGCTGGCTATGCGCTGGTGACGGAGCAGCGCACGGTAGACCTTCCCGCTGGCGAAATTGACTTGCGCTTTGAAGGCGTGGCGGGCGGCATCATTCCGCAATCGGCGATTGTCACAGGACTGCCGGAAAATGTGCTCGAAAAAAACCGCGATGCGGCGCTGCTTTCACCTTCGGCTTTGCTCAATGGCTATCTGGGGCAGGGTGTTACAATACGTAGAACGAGCGGAGCAACCGGCGAAGTGCAGGAATTTGATGCAGTCATCCGCACCGATGCCAGCGGCGGAATGGTCATGCAGACCGCCGATGGGTTCGAGGCGCTGCAATGTACCGGATTGAACGAGGCAATCATCTATCCGGCAATCCCCGAAGGGCTCTCCGCCAAGCCAACATTATCGGTGAGAAGCCGCGTCACAACACCGACACGCGCTACTGTTACATTGTCATATCTCGCGACCGGCTTTGACTGGCAAGCCAATTATGTTGCGGATATTTCTGATGACGGGCAGCGCATCAACCTGTTCTCATGGTTGACACTCGCCAACGGTGATGAGACGTCCTTTGCTGATGCGCAGACCCAAACGGTTGCCGGACAACCCAATAAAGGCCGCGATACTATTGCGCGAGCGAGCGGTGGTGCAGTTAATCTTGCATGCTGGCCGGAGGGAACGACGAGCGACATTATAACTCGCTACGAGCAAGAACGTAATCGTTTTGGCGGACCTCCGCCTCCACCACCCCCTCCCGTCATGGCTCCGATGATGGAAGCAGCTGCCGACAGTATCATGGTTACGGCACGCAAAGTAATGGCGCAACAAGGGGACTTGGGCGATCTTAAGCTTTATCGCATCCCGGTGCCGGTTACGGTTGCGGCGCAAAGCCAGAAGCAGGTCGCGTTTCTAGAAAAAGAAGCGATCCCGTTTGTCCAGATTTATGAGAGCGAGATTTGGGCGACGGACTATCAAGCCAGTCAGCCTCTGGCGATAACCCTGCGGTTCCAGAACAGGAAACGTGATCAACTGGGAGTCCCGCTTCCGGCTGGAAAATTAGTTGCATTCCGCACGGTCGATGGTGCCCGGATGCTGCTCGGCGAGGGCAGTCTGGATGACAAGGCAATTGATGAAGAAGTTGAAGTGACTATCGGCCAAAGTCCGCTGGTGCGGTTGCAGGTTGATCAATTGGGTCAGGAAGAAGGCAAAAACAATGTTCGGCGTGATATGAAGTTGACGCTGTCCAATGCGTCAGAAACTGCAGCAAGGGTAGAGATTAAATTGGGGCGAAGCGACGAGGAACGGATAAGAAAACCAAACCAGAAATTGGGTAGAAAAGATGGTCGCGATATCTGGATTGTCACCCTGCCGCCGAGTAGCGAGCAGGTATTAACTTACAGCGTACAAGGGCAATAG
- a CDS encoding acyl-CoA thioesterase has translation MSEDELQELAKLQPVLRVAPQPRDLNNNGHIFGGWVLSQMDIAGGIMAARVARGSTATVAIEAMEFIAPILTRDLISVYARVERIGRSSVAIRLDVIASRNLGEERVPVTSGLFTFVALDENHQPREIPQSSRDKYLN, from the coding sequence ATGAGTGAAGATGAATTGCAGGAGCTGGCGAAATTGCAACCGGTATTGCGGGTCGCGCCGCAGCCGCGCGATCTCAACAACAATGGTCATATTTTCGGCGGCTGGGTATTATCGCAGATGGATATTGCCGGCGGCATCATGGCAGCCCGCGTGGCACGTGGATCGACAGCGACCGTTGCCATCGAAGCAATGGAGTTTATCGCCCCGATTCTGACCAGAGACCTGATCTCGGTCTATGCCCGGGTGGAGCGAATTGGCCGCTCCTCGGTAGCTATTAGGCTTGATGTCATTGCATCCCGCAATTTGGGCGAAGAGCGTGTGCCTGTCACCAGTGGCCTGTTTACCTTTGTCGCCCTCGATGAAAATCATCAACCTAGAGAAATTCCGCAAAGCTCAAGAGATAAGTACCTAAACTAA
- a CDS encoding CBS domain-containing protein, whose product MTIQTILQDRGGDIFSCTADMTVAEAVEILAEKRIGALPVLDGDRVAGIFSERDVLHCIRTYGGDAMGKHVRDVMTADVISVAPDKSAIGSLSLMTKRRIRHLPVVENDKLVGFVSIGDLVKYRIDKIESEAAAMRDYIQSA is encoded by the coding sequence ATGACAATTCAGACGATATTGCAGGACCGGGGCGGGGATATTTTTAGTTGCACCGCCGACATGACTGTCGCTGAGGCAGTAGAAATATTGGCGGAAAAGCGTATCGGCGCGCTGCCGGTGCTTGATGGTGATCGTGTCGCAGGCATATTTTCGGAACGCGATGTGTTGCACTGCATCCGGACATATGGCGGCGATGCCATGGGCAAACACGTGAGAGATGTGATGACCGCCGATGTTATTTCCGTGGCACCCGACAAAAGCGCAATTGGTTCGTTATCATTAATGACCAAACGCCGCATCCGCCATTTGCCGGTCGTCGAGAATGACAAGCTGGTCGGTTTTGTCTCCATTGGCGATCTGGTCAAATATCGCATCGACAAGATCGAGAGCGAGGCGGCGGCGATGCGGGATTATATTCAATCTGCTTAG
- a CDS encoding sugar phosphate isomerase/epimerase family protein: MTQILSLAAGTLPEFQPAQVADAAGQAGFSHVGFTIEADKWDTGAMKATKTAIAAQSLSVLDVEVLWIPEGGQVGDEHHLIIDAGMELGASNALVVSAEPDKDRTADALHQLCEWADPGNMRVALEFLMITAVQSMDDALSIIQRADHSAAALLIDTIHFQRAGHQPNELENVDPRLLPYSQICDGNLACEASFEHYLEDAIDLRSAPGEGELPVNEILRALPANVPLSLEVRSKAYREQYPDAAERAEAVRAQSLRYFDAIGVSVS, translated from the coding sequence ATGACCCAGATATTATCACTCGCCGCCGGCACATTGCCGGAATTCCAACCAGCTCAGGTAGCAGACGCCGCCGGACAGGCCGGTTTTTCGCATGTTGGTTTCACAATAGAGGCTGACAAATGGGATACTGGAGCGATGAAAGCGACAAAAACAGCAATCGCAGCGCAAAGTCTTTCTGTACTGGACGTAGAAGTCCTATGGATTCCTGAGGGAGGTCAAGTCGGCGACGAACATCATCTGATTATCGATGCCGGCATGGAACTGGGTGCCTCCAATGCTTTAGTCGTAAGTGCGGAGCCCGATAAAGATCGGACAGCTGACGCTTTACACCAGCTATGCGAATGGGCTGATCCGGGCAATATGCGGGTTGCGCTTGAATTTCTTATGATCACCGCCGTGCAGTCTATGGACGATGCACTTAGTATCATCCAGCGCGCAGATCACTCCGCCGCCGCTCTGTTAATCGACACCATCCATTTCCAGCGCGCCGGGCATCAACCGAACGAGCTAGAAAATGTTGATCCGCGTCTCCTGCCCTATTCACAAATCTGCGATGGCAATCTAGCCTGCGAGGCGAGCTTTGAGCATTATCTGGAGGATGCTATCGATCTGCGTTCAGCACCCGGTGAAGGCGAATTGCCAGTTAATGAAATCCTTAGGGCATTGCCGGCGAACGTTCCGCTCAGTCTCGAAGTGCGTTCGAAAGCCTATCGCGAACAATATCCCGACGCGGCGGAGCGAGCGGAAGCGGTTCGCGCACAAAGTTTACGATATTTCGATGCGATCGGCGTATCCGTCAGCTAA